The region CACTGGGTACAACTAATAGAAGTCAACATGGAGGAGAAACCTTCAACCTGCAGTTTAAATGAATTCATAAACAGACAAACTGTGGGAATTAACAGCAAAGGACCAGAAGCAGCCCAGAACTTAGATCCAAGCAGTTTAGTACTACAAGGTCCTGATTTAACGGCAACAGACTCGTCTCAGGATGAAGATAGTTGCgagcatgatgatgatgatgaacactCTGATCGATGGCAGAAACCTCTGTCAGAGTCTGAAACTGAAGCTAAAGCTGAGGAGAAGAGGAAGGTTCAGGtaaaaatgactcctgaatgtGTGGGTGATAAGGAAGCATCACTCAGTGCAGCTTCAAAACTGACAATCCACAAAGGAGAGAAACCATATAAATGTGAcgtttgtaataaatgttttaccaGTGGTACTAACCTGCAgatacacatgagaatccacacaggagagaaaccttataaatgtgatatttgtagtaaatgttttaatcataagGGTAACatgcagtcacacatgagaatccacacaggagagaaaccatataaatgtgatatttgtagTAAGTGTTTTAACCAAAAGGTTTCCCTGAAggtacacatgagaatccacacaggagaaaaaccattcaaatgcgatttttgtagtaaatgttttaaccaCGAGGATTATCTGCAGGtgcacatgagaatccacacaggagaaaaaccatataaatgtgatgtttgcagtaaatgttttaccaatGGGCCTAACttgcagtcacacatgagaatccacacaggagaaaaaccatttaaatgtgatgtttgtagtaaatgttttaaccaCAAGGCTTCCCTGCAgttacacatgagaatccacacaggagagagaccttttgaatgtgatgtttgtagtaaatgttttaccagTGGGACTAAtctgcagtcacacatgagaatccacacaggagagagaccattcaaatgtgatttttgtagtaaatgttttaaccaCAATATTTCCCTGCAGGtccacatgagaatccacacaggagagaaaccattcaaatgtgaagtttgtagtaaatgttttaaccaTAAGGCTAACttgcagtcacacatgagaatccacacaggagagaaaccatttaaatgttttgtttgtggtaaatgttttaACCAAAAGGTTTCCTTGAGGGtgcacatgagaatccacactggagaaaaaccattcaaatgtgatttttgtagtaaatgttttaaccaTAACAGTAACCTGCAGTCACATATGAGAATGCACACAAGAGagaaacctttaaaatgagACATTTGTAGgacatttttaaaccaaaatctGAACTGCAGGTCCACAGGAGTCCACACATATGAAACCCTCGGTATATGGTAATGTggcaaatgtataaataatttatttgatgTTGAAAATACCTAttttgtattctgttttttctccttaatagttgtttttttttaatttagttccTCCAGTAAGTAAACATAACAGATTTTGACAGAAGTTTTAGAGTTGGACAGTTAGTGTTTACAGTCAATTACctttgtttaaatgtttattgtaaATACTACTGGAAACATTTAGTGTAAATTTTCACCtttgaaaattaaaatctcatttgttgcataaaaaaaaaatctcttcttTTCATTTCAATATCTGATATGTCTGACCTGGTATTATAGTAACTCCAGGAATGGTGCACCTCGTAGTTCAGTCTTTTTCAATGTTGCGGTCGTGACCCCATATGCGGTCgcttgaaatgtctagtaaattattttttaaaaaaattgagtaaaattatattttttgtatttctttagagtataattctttttcaaattaaaatgtccCACTAAATCTCAAGATACTGTATTTtctactttcacttcctcaaatataaatctcgtTAATGAAAATACGgtataaaaaatgtataattggTCATTAAatgcaagtttgtttttttaattattctttttcaattgaaaaacaccacacacaatatcAAGCAACTGTAttgtatactttcacttcctcaaatataaatgaagtgaaaaaaaaatacaggctAATACTCAGGAATATAAAGCTAATCACACCATTATATACAGGCTGTCTTTAGTCCTCCAAAGCATTCAATTATTGTATCATTTCCCAGAAGTGTAATGTCATTTTAACAAATCTGCATTATACATTTTTAGCGTTAAGATTGTGATTTGAGTTTTGAACTGAATTACAGCTCATTCTTTAGCCCAGTGGGTGGAAGCCATAAAATGTTGCCACACGGTTTCaacttgaatatttttgtttttctgtggcAGACTCTATAaaatttgtgttgtgtttttagttgATTATTCATCTATTTAAGGTTGTATAGTATTATTGTTAcgtaacaaacaaaataaacattgtaaaaacAGTTGAACGGAATTCCTGAAAAGAACAAAATCCAAATCAGGAAAGGTAGACAACATGATACAGAGCAGTCCATTGTCCAGACATTGTATGAGATGTAATGCAATCCAATCATTTGAAATATTCTTATTCGTGGTTGTTTATGGCTGGCTTTCAGCTCCTGATACATATAAACTGAAACTGTCCAACATTTTTCTTAATGCTTGAGTTTTTACCAATATAATGTGAAGGCTGTAATTAGTTCTCTACAGTTGTTTGTTACCGTtctgaccagcagagggcagcagcTGAATGTCTGCATGTGGAAATTAAACACCGGAAGTAGTCGGAGTGCAACcagaaaaatattgttttgggattttttttaacgtgtttCTTTGTTTATCCATCAAACGAATTTCTGTTCTACTGTAATCACATAAAGCATACATATGAGGGTAAATCTTTGTTAAGTAGTCAGAGGACCCGAAAAAGGTCCTGTTGTGTGACCATTATTATGTGTAAATCTGacaacacaatttaaaaaatgtgctttcacaaaaataatacattttaaatctgtcAAACGATAAGGCTTTTCACGCCAGAAAATTATGGGGAAAATATGTTAAtttaattgcttttattttgaaaattttccGGCCACATCAATGTTTTCCGCCTCAAAAATGGTGTCATGGTTGTTTTAGGTTCCGGGTGATCTTGTGTTAAGCTCCTACTGTGAACTGGCGCAAAAGTCCCGAATTAAATAAATGGATGGACACTGAATAAGCGACCTTTAATCAGTCCGTTCGGTTTTTAAGAATATAATCTTGAAAAAGACCTATCTTTAATTTTCCCGTTTGTTTCTAGCGGAGGTGCTAAGCGCCATTTTGGAAAGCTTGTGACTCTTCACACTACTTCTAAACGAATTTGCGTCAAGGTATAGAAAACTGTTATTTCTTTTTGAAAGCTAATCAAGCCGAAGTATAGGTTGTACTTCAGGGAACAATTGGATATTTGATATACGCTTTCATGTATCGTTAACATCTATTCTTTCCTTGATGAAATTAcgtttgtatgttttgtaaaCCAACGATGGTTTTGAATGGGCCCAATTATGAAAATGACTGACTTGAATTCATGAATGTGAACAATCTGAACATTGCAATGACTTTATGAATATACTTTTGGTTATTATGAGTGCACTTAATTTGATTAATGattgtaaatgtgaaaaatgtatttcttatgTAATGATACATTACACAATTCCTAATTTGTTTCAACCTTATTTAGgtcagttttaaaaatatattcttgTATATAGTTTgcaaatatttgtatataagtatatatatatatatatatatagcagacagtgtgtttatttaattttgatgttaattgttgtatgtataatattttattgctattatttattcataggatttttgttttgtggtaAAGATAttgatatattacatttttttaagcatATATATTTTGACAAGTTGTGTTATTCTACATTAAagacaatggtaaaaaaaacaaacaattctattcaatttattttgttaagtAATTCGCCGATTCATGACATACAGACATGAaattactgtttatttatttatttattttgttttttttttaactcctgtcGATGTACTTACAGTGTAAATAAACCttttctgaaagaaaaaaaaaaaaacttctatcaGTTTAACTTTAACATCTGATAGGTTTCCCGCTTTCGTGTCGTAAAAGAAACGCTCGTACTAGCATGATAAATATTTTCAACGTCTCACTTTAATCAAGTCacacaacaacttaaaatacaGGTCATCTATAAACCTTTATAGTACAACATTACATTTGACATTGCTGTAGGCACGGCTTAATGAACTCCTTTGTTTTCTAAATTGGTCTCTGTCATCTTTATGCTGCATTTCTTTGGTGGGTCAGACACCATCTTTGTTTTTGCTGATGTTTAAAAACGCACTGTGGTGAAGGCACTGCTGCGTGGCTTAGGTATCTAAACACAATGCATGTCTGTCTGGACTCTGTTGGCATTGGCTGAAAAACCAAATGACATAGGATTTCAAACACCATGTTGAGCACTGACAATTCAAGGCATGTTTAGACTCCTCCTCGCTTTTAAAAAGGAAttaggtgagaaaaaaaaatatccaaaagcAACACACAATCAGGGCTGTATTTACAAAGTTCAACACAAGTATTGTTCAGAAGAAGATAAATATATAGGAAAGGACattttttgactgtttttgtaTAGAAGACTCATGATTGTACTGATTGTCATCTGTGTTGTTGGGCAACAGTTTGAAAGCAGGAAGCTCCAGTTTCACCTTGACTTCTaattcttaaaggtgcagtctgcaacttttataaaagtgactttttgtcatatttgctaaagttgtcactatgtaaggacagatttacatgaaactagtagtttgtgtgtgggggaaaaaaaaaaaaaaaaaaaaaaacaggctcattgagtcctccctgctgctcctgcagcctttggcagattgccagaatgcaccgcgaccgagcaaatcAGAACcaagattgtgtttgatggactatctgacagctgttgctcacagttcccgcccctttcccagtGTTAGAGAGcaatcttttttacagtgtatggtctggatgagtagaagatggaattggcgatttttctgcttgaaaggtaattattgctgcttgatttacattatatttgatttgtaattgttacactagaactctgtagtgcatgtgttgtttctgctgctgctgagg is a window of Gouania willdenowi chromosome 13, fGouWil2.1, whole genome shotgun sequence DNA encoding:
- the LOC114474270 gene encoding zinc finger protein 260-like; amino-acid sequence: MEQHKAPPPLSLIGNRADNWCTWEQSFRLYIVSSGEKDEKLKIDILLHTIGEDALEVFKTLKVTTDGDELTMEDVLQAFRDYCSPRKNVVFERYQFWSYQTTAGTSVNGFITELRQKVKDCEFGIIEHDMLRDKFVLSITDSDLKKRLLQERGLTLNRAIEICRATEQEKTLLQAMETEHGVQEVPVDAAMKMILPDKSLHHNTSKQLGSKSIQNMDETEKLVLAAFMPKVHLHRLKLQQSSVTDSVFSDRKNMEQLLTECLHIKQEPETLSEGQEGNQLCVEQETNTAASPVKCEDEEENPQASQLHWVQLIEVNMEEKPSTCSLNEFINRQTVGINSKGPEAAQNLDPSSLVLQGPDLTATDSSQDEDSCEHDDDDEHSDRWQKPLSESETEAKAEEKRKVQVKMTPECVGDKEASLSAASKLTIHKGEKPYKCDVCNKCFTSGTNLQIHMRIHTGEKPYKCDICSKCFNHKGNMQSHMRIHTGEKPYKCDICSKCFNQKVSLKVHMRIHTGEKPFKCDFCSKCFNHEDYLQVHMRIHTGEKPYKCDVCSKCFTNGPNLQSHMRIHTGEKPFKCDVCSKCFNHKASLQLHMRIHTGERPFECDVCSKCFTSGTNLQSHMRIHTGERPFKCDFCSKCFNHNISLQVHMRIHTGEKPFKCEVCSKCFNHKANLQSHMRIHTGEKPFKCFVCGKCFNQKVSLRVHMRIHTGEKPFKCDFCSKCFNHNSNLQSHMRMHTREKPLK